CCTTGATCGCATCCGGCGCGGTACGCGCGGCACCGCGCTGGAAACGGGCGAAATAGCCTTTGATGTCAGGGCGCTCGATATACTCGACAAGCACATAGCCCACCGCCTCGAACTCGCAGAACAGCACCGTGTGCGGAAGGCCGTGGCGGCCTACGGGGCTGTCGCTTTCCACCACAACAATCTGCCCGCCCGCGTTGAGGGCCGGCCACATGTTCCACAGGAACGCGTAAGGCTCCGTCACCTCGTGGTACATGTGCACCATGAAGATGCGGTCGAAGCTGTCAGGCGGAAGCTGCGGATTATCGGTATCGCCGAACTTGATCGAGATATTCTCGAGCCGTTCCCGCTCCACGCGGCGGCCCAGCCTGTCCAGAGCCTCGCGGCTGATATCCTGCGCCAGCACGCGCCCGTCAGCGCCGACCCTTTCGGCGAGCCGCACGGTATAATAGCCCTCGCCCGCACCAATGTCGGCAACGGTCATTCCCGGGCGCATGTCGGCGAGTTCCATGACGACCTGCGCTTCGTTGCGCTCGTCACGCACGTCCTCGTTGGAGAACTGGTTGGAGACGACACTGGCGACCGGGCGGTCGGGAGTGGGGAAGGCAAGCGCGCTATCCGGCCGGTCCGGCGCTGCCGGGACAAGCATGTCACACCCGGCCAGCATGACAGCGGCCATCGCCGCGATGCTGGAAAGGAGCAGGCGCCGGGGCTGCATCGCGCTTATTCCACGTCCTCGATCTCGACCTTTTCGCCCGTTACGCGCTGAGCGAGCGCGGCAGAGATGAAGGGGTCGATCGCGCCGTCCAGAACCGCATCGGGCGAGGTCGAGACCACGCCGGTGCGCAGGTCCTTGACCATCTGGTAGGGCTGCAAGACGTAGGAGCGGATCTGGTGGCCCCAGCCAATATCGCTCTTGGCTGAATGCTCCGCGCTGGCCGCTTCCTCGCGGGCACGCATCTCGGCCTCGTAAAGCCTCGCCTTCAGCATGTTCATAGCGATTTCGCGGTTCTTGTGCTGGCTGCGGTCCTGCTGGCTGGCGACCACGATCCCGCTCGGCTGGTGGGTAATGCGCACCGCGGAATCGGTGGTGTTGACGTGCTGCCCGCCTGCACCCGAGGCGCGGTAGGTGTCGATTTTCAGGTCTGCGGGGTTGATGTCGATCTCGAAAGAATCGTCGATCACCGGGAAGACCCACACGCTCGAAAAGCTGGTGTGGCGCCGCGCCGAACTGTCATAGGGGCTGATCCGGACGAGGCGATGGACACCGCTTTCGGTCTTGGCATAGCCATAGGCACCGTCGCCCTTGATGAGCAACGTTGCCGACTTGATCCCAGCCTGCTCGCCCGCCTGGTACTCCACCGTCTCGACCTTGAAACCGCGGCGTTCGGCCCAGCGGCCATACATGCGGAACAGCATCTCGGCCCAGTCCTGGCTTTCCGTGCCGCCCGCGCCTGCGTGGATTTCCAGATAGGTGTCGTTGCCGTCGACCTCACCCGAGAGAAGCGCCTGCACCTTGTCGGCATCGGCGCGGTCGGCGAGCCGTTCGAGCGTGCGCAGACCATCATCGACGATGCTGTCCTCGCCCTCGGCTTCGCCCATTTCGATGAACTCGATGGCGTCGGCCATTTCGGCGGCGATTTCGTTCACGGTGTTGACCGCCGTCTCGAGCGTCTTCTGCTCGCGGCTGATCGCCTGCGCCTGCTTGGGATTGTCCCACAGGTTCGGGTCCTGCACGCGCGCGTTCAGCTCCTCGAGCCGCCGCAGCGCGCGCTCCCAGTCGAGCGACAGGCGCACCAGCGCCAGCGCCGCATCGATCCGGTTGATGTAAGCCTGGGCCTCGGCCCGCATGGTCTATCCTTCACGACATGAAGCAAATAAGGCCGATGCGCTTAGCGTGGGCGGCGCGATTGTAAAGCGGCCACGATCTTGCGTGACAGCCCTACTTCTTCAGCGAACGCACCGCCGCGAGCGTCTTGTCGACATGGCCGCGATAATCCGAATCCGAATGAACAGCGACGATCCGCCCGTCCTGCGCGATCACGTAAGACGTGCGCGTGGTCAGGCCGGATTTGCCCATAGCCACGTCATAAGCGGCGATGATCTTGGCCGAAGCGACGCCGACCGGGAAAGCGTCCCGGCATTCCTCGCGGCTGAAACGCTTGAGGGTCGCGATATCGTCACCCGACATGCCGATTACGCTCGCGCCGGCCGCCTTGAACTTGGGCATGGCGTCAGCGAAAGCATTGGCTTCCAGCGTGCAACCCGAAGTGAACGCCTTGGGGTAGAAATAGAGAACCACCGGGCCTTTCGCCAAAGCGGACTTCAGGTTGAAACCGAACTCCTTGCCGGCGAGCGCGGCGGTCGTCGAAAATCCGGGTGCCTTGGCTCCCTTGGGCAATTCAGCCGAAGCGCTGGTGACGGTAACGGCGGCAATGCCGGCAAGGGCAAGCGCGGCGAGCGGGGCGATGATTGAGCGTTTCATGACACCCTAACCCGCCAGCCCTGCCACGGGTTCCAGCCCGCGTCCGTCTGACGCCGGATCAATCAATTCCGCCCTCCACTAAAGCATCGCCTTCTTCCACCGGCGTTTCGACAACCGCGCTTTCGGCGTTCTGCCGCCCGGCGCGGATCAGCGCGAGGATTTCGTTGCGTTTGGCTGCGATGGCATCCTGCCGGGTATAGCGCTCTGGCTCGGTGTCCGGCTTGAAGGCCTCCCAGATGATCGCCGACTTGGGATCATCACTCGGCCAGCCATCGAACACGCGCTTGCCCGATCGGCGATCGACCCGCACCATGCGAACGCCCGTGGGCGCGACGGGGGGAAGATCGGACCATTTCGTGCGGGTCTTTTCGATCAGGCTCTTGATGATCGGCGCGGCGATCGTGCCGCCGAAGGCATAGCCGCCCATGTTGCGCGGCTGGTCGAAGCCCACGTAAGCACCCGCAACCAACTGCTGGGTGCCGCCGATGAACCACACGTCCTTGGGGCCGGTGGTGGTGCCGGTCTTGCCGAACAGCGGAAGGCCCAGCGGATTGAGCACCGTCGCGGTGCCGCGGCTCACCGCGCCGCGCAGCATGTTCATCACCTGAAACGCGGTGCGCGCGTCCATCGCCTGGGTGCCCTTGACCCCGAAGCGCGGCATGGGCTTGCCGTCCCACTTGGGCATGTTGCAGCCCTTGCAGTCGCGATTGTCGGCGCGCCACAGCACCTTGCCGCGGCGGTCCTGCACATAGTCGATCAGCGTAGGCGGATTGAGACGTCCGTGGTTGGCGAGCGCGCTGTAAGCGGCGACCATCTTGACCAGCGTCGTCTCCCCTGCCCCGAGCGCGGTCGAGGGGTAGGCGGGGAACTTGCCGATCCCCAGCTTCTCGATCCCCTGCACGACATTGTTCATGCCCGCCGTCATGCCGATCTGCACGGTCATGATATTCTGCGACTGTTCGAGACCATAGCGCATCGGGTGCTGCCCGCCGCTGCCGGTGCCGCCGCGGATGCACTTCTCGCCCAGCCCTGCGCCCTGATAATAGCAGAATCGCGTGTTATCGACCTGGGTCGAAGGGGTCATCCCGGTGTCGAGACCGGCGGCATAGACGAAGGGCTTGATGGTCGAGCCCGGCTGGCGATTGGCCTGGGTCGCGCGGTTGAAGTCCGACAGGCGATGATCGAACCCGCCCTGCATGGCCAGCACCCGCCCGGTCTGCGCGCTTTCCACCACCAGCGCGCCCTGCGCTTCGGGGATCGTGCGCACGTTCCAACCATTGCCCGAAGGGCTCGCGGCGATCACATCGCCCGCCTTCAGCGCGTTGGGCAGGCCGCCAAGCGGTGCCTCGGTGCCATCGGCAAAACCGATCCGCGCAGACTGGCCGCTGCGGCTGGTGACCACGCCGACGCGCCAGTCCTTGTAGCTGATCCCGAGCGGCGAGGATTGCAGCTGGCTCGCCCAGTTGCCCTCTGACACGTCAAGCGTTGCGATCGGCCCTGCCCAGGCCCGCCCGCCGTGATAGCGCAGCAAGCCTTCCCGCAGCGCATCACGCGCCGCAAGCTGCATCTGCGGATCAAGCGAGGTGCGCACCCACAGGCCCCCGGCATAGACCGAATTCGGCCCGCCCTCGGCATTCTCGCCAAATCGCTCGATCAGTTCGCGGCGCACTTCTTCGAGGAAATAGCCTGCATCGACGCTACGTTCGCGGCGTTGGGTGACGAGGCCTAGCGGCTTGGCCGCCGCCGCGCGCCGCTCCGACCCGGTGATGAAGCCGTTCGCTTCCATCTGCCCCAGAACGAAATTGCGGCGTTCGAGCGCGGCCTGTTCCTGACCTTTCCGCCCATAGCGCTCGGGCGCCTTGGGCAGGATCGCGAGAAACGCCATCTCGTGCAGTTCGAGATCATCGACATCCTTGTCGAAATAGGCCCGCGCCGCCGCCTGCACCCCAAAGCTACGACGGCCGAGCGGAATTTCGTTGAGATAAAGCTCAAGGATCTCCTGCTTGGTCAGCACCTGCTCGATGCGCCCGGCGAGGATCATTTCCTTCAGCTTGCGGCTCACCGAATACTCGTCGCCCAGCAGCAGGTTCTTGGCGACCTGCTGGGTAATGGTGGAACCGCCCACGGCGCGCTCACCCGTTCCGGCCTTGCGGGCATAGTCGAACACCGCATTGGCCGTGCCGAGAAAATCGACGCCGCCGTGGCTGAAGAAGGTCTTGTCCTCGGCTGCAAGGTAGGATTCGATCAGCTTCTGCGGGAAGTCGGCATATTGCAGCTGCACGCGCCGTTCGCGGGCGTAGGAATGAACGATCTCGCCATCCACCCCGCGCACCACGGTGGGCAGCGGCGTTTCATAGGTGAGCAGTGCCTCGGCCTCGGGAAGGTCGCTCGCCAGCCATACGAATACCGCGATCCACAGCGCGAGGAACAGGCCAAAGGCAATCGCCACCATCCTGAACAGACGGCTCTCGCGCCAGCGCGCGCGGAACCACGCCAGCGCGCCGCCAAGATCGCGGTTCACGCGGTAGCGCAAGTAAGCCCAGGTCGATGGCTGGGTGGATGGCGTGTCAGGCTCGGTCATGGACGGGCGGCAACTAGCACGCTGGCATCGGCCAAGGCTAGCCGCTTTGCGAACCTATTCCCCGCCCGCCTGCGGCTCGCTCCGGCGCGCGAAGTAGACGCGGATCGCGCGCGCCAGCACGCCGGCATAGCGCGCCCGCCCCTCGGATGTGGTGAGCCGGGCGCGGTCGGAAAGATTGGTCACGAAGCCGCTTTCGAACAGCACCGACGGCACATCGGGTGCACGCAGCACCGCCAGCGCTGCCGCGCGGCGCGGCTCGGGTACGAAAGCCAGATCGCGCTCGCCCTCGCGCACCACCAGACCGGCAAAGGCCAGCGCGTCTTCCTGCGTCCGCTGCTGCGACAGTTCGACGAGGATCGCACTCACCGCCTCGCTCTGCCCGTCGATTGTGATGCCATTGAGCCGGTCTGCGTCGTTCTCGCGTGCGGCAAAGCGGGCCGCCGCCTCGCTCGATGCCTCGTCAGATAGCGTGTAAATGCTCGCCCCGCTGACGTCCTCACGCTCTCCGGCGGAATCGGCGTGGATCGACACGAACAGGTCAGCCTCAAGCCGGCGGGCGATTTCGGGCCGGTGCGGGAGCGGGAGAATACGGTCGTCAGAGCGTGTCAGCGCAACGCGGATGCCGCCTTGTCGCAGCAGCTCGTCGCGCAGCGCCAGCGCGATCGCGAGGGTGATGTCCTTCTCGCTCACCTTGCGCCCCTCGGGATCGGTACCGATCGCGCCGGGATCGCGGCCGCCATGGCCCGCGTCGATCACCACCAGCGGGCGCGAGGGGTCGTCAGGGCCGGAGATGGGTGGAAGATCAATCGGTGCCTGACCCTCGTCCAGCACGATGCGCTGCACGTAGTCGCGCCCCCAGATCGGCACCGGTATCGTCACACCCAGCACAGCCGCCCCGCCCAGCAGCAAGGCCGGGACAAGCAGAACGATCAGCAGCAGGGTGCGATAACTCATTGCCTATGCGGCTTACGTTCTAGCCGACGCGAAACGCAATAGAGTTGCGGGGTTTGCCCCACAGTGCTAGCGCTATTGCCAGAGAGGCTGCACCAAGGCGCGACTGCGCGCCCCACTTGCCCGCCTCTTGCGCCGGGGCACATCCTTTTTCGCACCCCGGTCCAGTACAGGTTGATGCAGTGACAGAACGTTTTTCCCGCCAAACGAGCACAATGCGTGAGCAACGCGTGCGTGCCGTTGCGGGTGAAAACGCGGCGCCTGGCCGCACGTACATCGCTGCAGACACGAGCTTCGCGCTGACCGCCGCCATTTGCGGCCAAAGCGCGATCATCCCTTCCGGCACAGCCTTCGGGCGCGCCGGTTCACCACAAAATGCGCGCCCCCTTCATGCCCCTATGCGGGCAAGGCCGGGCGCATGGAGATTATTCAATGGCAACGCGCATGCTTATCGATGCGCGCCACCCGGAAGAAACACGGGTGGCGGTTCTGCAAGGCAACCGGATTGAGGAATTCGATTTCGAATCTGCCGAACACAAGCAGATCAAAGGCAACATCTATCTCGCCAAGGTAACCCGGGTCGAACCTTCGCTGCAGGCGGCTTTCGTCGACTTTGGCGGCAATCGTCACGGCTTCCTCGCCTTCAGCGAAATCCACCCTGACTATTACCAGATTCC
This DNA window, taken from Porphyrobacter sp. ULC335, encodes the following:
- a CDS encoding class I SAM-dependent methyltransferase is translated as MQPRRLLLSSIAAMAAVMLAGCDMLVPAAPDRPDSALAFPTPDRPVASVVSNQFSNEDVRDERNEAQVVMELADMRPGMTVADIGAGEGYYTVRLAERVGADGRVLAQDISREALDRLGRRVERERLENISIKFGDTDNPQLPPDSFDRIFMVHMYHEVTEPYAFLWNMWPALNAGGQIVVVESDSPVGRHGLPHTVLFCEFEAVGYVLVEYIERPDIKGYFARFQRGAARTAPDAIKVCDAG
- the prfB gene encoding peptide chain release factor 2, with protein sequence MRAEAQAYINRIDAALALVRLSLDWERALRRLEELNARVQDPNLWDNPKQAQAISREQKTLETAVNTVNEIAAEMADAIEFIEMGEAEGEDSIVDDGLRTLERLADRADADKVQALLSGEVDGNDTYLEIHAGAGGTESQDWAEMLFRMYGRWAERRGFKVETVEYQAGEQAGIKSATLLIKGDGAYGYAKTESGVHRLVRISPYDSSARRHTSFSSVWVFPVIDDSFEIDINPADLKIDTYRASGAGGQHVNTTDSAVRITHQPSGIVVASQQDRSQHKNREIAMNMLKARLYEAEMRAREEAASAEHSAKSDIGWGHQIRSYVLQPYQMVKDLRTGVVSTSPDAVLDGAIDPFISAALAQRVTGEKVEIEDVE
- a CDS encoding peroxiredoxin; protein product: MKRSIIAPLAALALAGIAAVTVTSASAELPKGAKAPGFSTTAALAGKEFGFNLKSALAKGPVVLYFYPKAFTSGCTLEANAFADAMPKFKAAGASVIGMSGDDIATLKRFSREECRDAFPVGVASAKIIAAYDVAMGKSGLTTRTSYVIAQDGRIVAVHSDSDYRGHVDKTLAAVRSLKK
- a CDS encoding penicillin-binding protein 1A → MTEPDTPSTQPSTWAYLRYRVNRDLGGALAWFRARWRESRLFRMVAIAFGLFLALWIAVFVWLASDLPEAEALLTYETPLPTVVRGVDGEIVHSYARERRVQLQYADFPQKLIESYLAAEDKTFFSHGGVDFLGTANAVFDYARKAGTGERAVGGSTITQQVAKNLLLGDEYSVSRKLKEMILAGRIEQVLTKQEILELYLNEIPLGRRSFGVQAAARAYFDKDVDDLELHEMAFLAILPKAPERYGRKGQEQAALERRNFVLGQMEANGFITGSERRAAAAKPLGLVTQRRERSVDAGYFLEEVRRELIERFGENAEGGPNSVYAGGLWVRTSLDPQMQLAARDALREGLLRYHGGRAWAGPIATLDVSEGNWASQLQSSPLGISYKDWRVGVVTSRSGQSARIGFADGTEAPLGGLPNALKAGDVIAASPSGNGWNVRTIPEAQGALVVESAQTGRVLAMQGGFDHRLSDFNRATQANRQPGSTIKPFVYAAGLDTGMTPSTQVDNTRFCYYQGAGLGEKCIRGGTGSGGQHPMRYGLEQSQNIMTVQIGMTAGMNNVVQGIEKLGIGKFPAYPSTALGAGETTLVKMVAAYSALANHGRLNPPTLIDYVQDRRGKVLWRADNRDCKGCNMPKWDGKPMPRFGVKGTQAMDARTAFQVMNMLRGAVSRGTATVLNPLGLPLFGKTGTTTGPKDVWFIGGTQQLVAGAYVGFDQPRNMGGYAFGGTIAAPIIKSLIEKTRTKWSDLPPVAPTGVRMVRVDRRSGKRVFDGWPSDDPKSAIIWEAFKPDTEPERYTRQDAIAAKRNEILALIRAGRQNAESAVVETPVEEGDALVEGGID
- a CDS encoding N-acetylmuramoyl-L-alanine amidase family protein, with protein sequence MSYRTLLLIVLLVPALLLGGAAVLGVTIPVPIWGRDYVQRIVLDEGQAPIDLPPISGPDDPSRPLVVIDAGHGGRDPGAIGTDPEGRKVSEKDITLAIALALRDELLRQGGIRVALTRSDDRILPLPHRPEIARRLEADLFVSIHADSAGEREDVSGASIYTLSDEASSEAAARFAARENDADRLNGITIDGQSEAVSAILVELSQQRTQEDALAFAGLVVREGERDLAFVPEPRRAAALAVLRAPDVPSVLFESGFVTNLSDRARLTTSEGRARYAGVLARAIRVYFARRSEPQAGGE